One segment of Manihot esculenta cultivar AM560-2 chromosome 4, M.esculenta_v8, whole genome shotgun sequence DNA contains the following:
- the LOC110613385 gene encoding phosphatidyl-N-methylethanolamine N-methyltransferase, producing MGVFAAMGVLPPFPYYYWLWTNPQSWVNLCGKGRDPCKVMACVSHFLKLIQFISLYSVSSFFLPPPLYFWPLFGFGQFLNFRVYQLLGESGTYYGVRFGKNIPWVTEFPFGVIKDPQYVGSILSLLACLSWVPFQYILLWSLGCVFMIHVESKEDPATRAKLLS from the exons ATGGGTGTTTTTGCAGCAATGGGGGTTCTTCCTCCATTTCCGTACTACTACTGGCTATGGACAAATCCCCAGTCATGGGTGAACCTTTGTGGGAAAGGGCGTGACCCATGTAAAGTTATGGCCTGTGTCTCCCATTTCTTAAAGCTGATTCAGTTCATTTCTCTCTATTCAGTCTCTTCCTTCTTCTTGCCTCCTCCTCTCTACTTCTGGCCCCTCTTTGGCTTTGGCCAGTTTCTCAACTTCAG GGTATACCAATTGCTTGGTGAATCAGGTACTTACTATGGTGTACGCTTTGGAAAGAATATTCCATGGGTGACAGAATTTCCATTTGGTGTTATAAAAGATCCTCAATATGTTGGAAGCATTTTGAGCCTTCTTGCATGTCTATCTTGGGTCCCCTTCCAATACATTCTTTTGTGGTCTCTGGGGTGTGTATTTATGATTCATGTGGAATCTAAAGAGGATCCGGCTACTCGAGCAAAGCTACTTTCTTGA
- the LOC110613383 gene encoding photosynthetic NDH subunit of subcomplex B 1, chloroplastic, which produces MASTSLLPKTISPFLTNPPSSLPSAHFTKPSFFTPCTRKPTTLTYAKKKNPWLDLFDDGEDPDMEYGSLFADGKQEEDPRPPDNPDNPYGFLKFPMGYNVEIASLPLKIRGDVRRCCCVISGGVYENLLFFPAIQLIKDRYPGVQIDIVASARGKQTYELNKNVRWATVYDPDDDFPEPAEYTDMLGVLKNRYYDMVLSTKLAGLGHAAFLFMASARDTVSYIYPNVNAAGAGLLLSETFTPDSTNLSEGGYHMYHQMIDWLGRPFRSVPRQPVPPLRVSISRKLKEFVEAKYRAVGAEKGKYIVIHGIESDSKATMQSRGDTDSLLPLQVWAEIADAMRDFKPVFVIPHEKERENVEEIVGDDTSIVFITTPGQLAALINDSAGVIATNTAAIQFANAREKPSIALFSSEEKGKLFVPNAAEKKCTIVSSKTGKLKDIDFEDIKQAMQILDLSLVLA; this is translated from the exons ATGGCTTCAACTTCTCTGCTACCCAAAACCATCTCCCCTTTTCTCACAAACCCACCTTCTTCACTTCCCTCGGCTCACTTCACCAAGCCATCATTCTTCACTCCATGCACTAGAAAACCAACCACTCTCACCTACGCAAAGAAAAAGAACCCATGGCTAGACCTTTTTGACGACGGAGAGGACCCTGACATGGAATATGGCTCACTGTTTGCAGACGGCAAGCAAGAGGAAGATCCCAGGCCACCTGATAACCCCGATAACCCATATGGGTTCCTCAAGTTCCCAATGGGTTACAATGTGGAGATTGCTTCTTTGCCATTGAAGATTAGAGGTGATGTTAGGAGATGCTGCTGTGTGATTTCTGGTGGTGTTTAtgagaacttgctcttctttccTGCAATTCAGTTGATCAAGGATAG GTACCCTGGTGTACAAATAGATATAGTGGCATCAGCAAGAGGGAAACAAACTTATGAGTTGAACAAGAATGTGAGATGGGCTACTGTTTATGATCCTGATGATGATTTCCCTGAGCCAGCTGAGTATACTGACATGCTTGGAGTTCTTAAG AATAGGTACTATGACATGGTCTTATCAACAAAACTGGCAGGGCTTGGCCATGCAGCATTCTTGTTTATGGCATCTGCTAGAGATACAGTCAGCTACATTTACCCAAATGTAAATGCAGCAGGAGCAGGACTACTACTATCAGAAACATTTACACCAGATAGTACGAATCTTTCAGAAGGTGGATATCACAT GTATCATCAGATGATTGATTGGTTGGGAAGACCCTTTCGAAGTGTGCCGAGGCAGCCAGTGCCTCCGTTAAGAGTCTCCATTTCAAGGAAGCTGAAAGAGTTTGTAGAAGCAAAATATAGAGCTGTGGGTGCAGAGAAAGGAAAATATATTGTAATTCATGGGATTGAATCAGATTCAAAGGCCACAATGCAGTCTAGGGGTGATACTGATAGCCTGCTGCCTCTCCAAGTATGGGCTGAAATAGCAGACGCTATGAG GGATTTTAAGCCAGTTTTCGTCATTCCACATGAGAAGGAAAGGGAAAATGTAGAGGAAATAGTTGGTGATGATACCAGTATTGTCTTCATCACAACTCCTGGACAG CTGGCAGCTCTCATCAATGACTCAGCTGGGGTAATAGCTACAAACACAGCAGCCATCCAATTTGCAAATGCACGTGAGAAACCTAG CATTGCACTGTTTTCATCTGAAGAGAAAGGTAAACTATTTGTTCCAAATGCAGCAGAAAAGAAATGCACGATTGTCTCATCTAAGACTGGCAAACTGAAAGACATCGATTTTGAAGATATAAAACAGGCAATGCAAATTTTAGACTTGTCCCTGGTTCTGGCATAG
- the LOC110613384 gene encoding probable GMP synthase [glutamine-hydrolyzing], with protein MSAPPRVRSMNITEPENKAPQKPVKKAEKPQQQQDIESKDKKHGKVASAVLRQKSMNGSCSSDASSDSSHSRASSSSSLSVRSWSSGKMAVAARRNGVVRRKQCEVRIDKEAKTGGDDDSVVVESGNVLSGNSGLLDAADRSEIKKRCGWVTPSTDPCYAAFHDEEWGVQVHDDKKLFELLCLSGALAELTWPAILNRRHIFREVFLDFDPFAVSKLNDKKIAVQGSPASSLLSEIKLRSIIENAHQMCKVIDEFGSFDKYIWSFVNYKPIVNQFRHCRQVPVKTPKADIMSKDLVRRGFRCVGPTVMYSFMQAAGLTNDHLISCFRFQECVTGRQVKEKDASLKPNTDKKERMDPIDMGR; from the exons ATGTCGGCCCCACCGCGAGTCCGGTCGATGAACATTACAGAACCGGAGAACAAGGCACCACAAAAGCCGGTAAAGAAAGCTGAGAAACCTCAGCAGCAGCAAGACATTGAGTCCAAGGACAAGAAACATGGGAAAGTGGCGTCGGCTGTTTTGCGACAAAAGTCGATGAATGGATCGTGCTCCTCAGACGCCTCGTCTGATTCTTCGCACAGCCGGGCATCGTCCTCGTCCTCGCTTTCTGTTCGGTCATGGTCGAGTGGGAAAATGGCGGTGGCGGCACGGAGGAACGGAGTGGTAAGGAGAAAGCAATGTGAAGTAAGAATTGACAAAGAGGCGAAAACCGGCGGTGATGATGATAGTGTGGTGGTGGAGAGTGGCAATGTGCTTAGCGGAAATAGTGGACTACTGGATGCAGCTGATCGGTCGGAAATAAAGAAAAGGTGCGGTTGGGTTACACCCAGTACTG ATCCATGCTATGCAGCTTTCCATGATGAAGAATGGGGAGTACAGGTCCATGATGACAA GAAACTGTTTGAACTGCTATGTCTCTCAGGTGCTTTGGCTGAACTTACTTGGCCTGCCATTCTCAACAGAAGGCACATATTCAG GGAAGTATTTTTGGACTTTGACCCGTTTGCTGTTTCAAAATTAAATGACAAAAAGATAGCTGTGCAAGGAAGTCCTGCCAGCTCATTACTATCAGAAATAAAGCTGCGATCCATCATTGAAAATGCGCATCAAATGTGCAAG GTCATAGATGAGTTTGGGTCTTTTGACAAATATATCTGGAGCTTTGTAAACTATAAACCCATAGTTAACCAATTCCGACACTGCCGTCAAGTTCCAGTCAAGACCCCAAAAGCAGACATCATGAGCAAAGATCTAGTAAGAAGAGGATTTCGTTGTGTGGGGCCAACAGTCATGTATTCATTCATGCAAGCGGCTGGATTGACAAATGACCATCTCATCAGTTGCTTCAGATTCCAGGAGTGTGTTACTGGGAGACAAGTAAAGGAAAAGGATGCGAGTCTAAAGCCAAATACTGACAAGAAAGAACGCATGGATCCAATCGATATGGGAAGATAA
- the LOC110613087 gene encoding probable WRKY transcription factor 40, translating into MDTSSTSAAMDYSYSLVDTSLDLNINPRRSNDVAPVRERLGLSKEVQSNFMELGRKVSVKQENGALVEELNRVSAENKKLTEMLNVLCENYNVLRSQLMDYMSKNPDKELSPSRKRKSESSNNNINDNTVAMNRNSESSSTDEESCKKPKEEVIKSKVSKVYVRTQASDASLVVKDGYQWRKYGQKVTRDNPSPRAYFKCSFAPTCPVKKKVQRSIEDQSVLVATYEGEHNHPHPSQMEATSAATRSLNLGSVPCSASLGSSGPTVTLDLTKSKTNNNDARISNSRMESSSDVRQLLVEQMASSLTKDPNFTAALAAAISGRMLQ; encoded by the exons ATGGATACTAGTTCGACTTCGGCAGCTATGGATTATTCTTATTCATTGGTAGATACTTCTTTGGATCTTAACATTAATCCTCGACGTTCTAACGATGTTGCTCCTGTACGAGAAAGATTAGGCTTGTCCAAAGAAGTTCAAAGCAATTTCATGGAGTTGGGGAGGAAGGTTTCTGTGAAACAAGAG AATGGAGCTTTGGTAGAGGAATTGAACCGAGTGAGCGCAGAGAACAAGAAGCTCACAGAAATGCTGAATGTTCTGTGTGAAAACTACAACGTTTTGAGAAGCCAGTTAATGGATTACATGAGCAAGAATCCAGACAAGGAACTTAGCCCATCAAGGAAGAGAAAATCTGAGAGCAGCAACAACAATATCAATGATAATACAGTTGCAATGAATAGGAATTCTGAGAGCAGCTCAACTGATGAAGAATCATGCAAGAAACCAAAGGAAGAAGTAATCAAATCAAAGGTTTCAAAGGTCTATGTGAGGACACAAGCATCAGATGCAAGCCTA GTTGTCAAGGATGGATATCAATGGAGAAAATATGGGCAAAAGGTCACAAGAGATAATCCGTCTCCAAGAGCTTACTTCAAATGCTCTTTTGCTCCTACTTGCCCGGTGAAGAAGAAG GTTCAAAGAAGCATTGAAGACCAATCTGTTCTAGTGGCAACTTATGAAGGAGAGCACAATCATCCACATCCCTCACAAATGGAGGCAACTTCAGCTGCAACTCGTAGTCTGAACCTTGGCTCAGTACCCTGCTCAGCCTCACTTGGCTCTTCTGGACCGACCGTTACTCTTGACTTAACAAAATCCAAGACCAACAACAATGATGCTAGAATTTCAAATTCAAGAATGGAAAGTAGTTCTGATGTCAGGCAGTTATTGGTGGAACAGATGGCTTCTTCCTTGACTAAAGATCCCAATTTCACAGCAGCACTAGCAGCAGCTATTTCAGGAAGAATGTTGCAGTAG